Proteins encoded by one window of Anomalospiza imberbis isolate Cuckoo-Finch-1a 21T00152 chromosome 20, ASM3175350v1, whole genome shotgun sequence:
- the LOC137485820 gene encoding transient receptor potential cation channel subfamily V member 2-like isoform X2: MDKFTNGQPGPAQRNRLIGLLETDDSIQEDKPASSKKEERSGHGRKGEPQPLETPYQKESSDFAPKIKINLNYRPGLVSNQKDPNRFDRDRLFSAVVRGSPEALDGLLEYLRRNSKFLTNSEYTDAKTGKTCLMKALLNLKNGKNDTIPVLLEIDQKTQNPRPLVNVSCSDCFYRGQTALHIAIEKRSLEMVKLLVENGADVHARAHGEFFRKKKEGVYFYFGELPLSLAACTNQLDVVDYLLNNPHQKARLQEQDTQGNTILHALVMIADDTEENTKFVSTTYVEILKAGVKLDPTCKLEEIVNYDGLNPLQLAAKTGKVEIFRHIIQREIKDPVYRHLSRKFTEWTYGPIHVSLYDLSSLDSFEENSVLEILAYSSDTPNRYKMVVLEPLNKLLQQKWETFASKRFYFSFVSYLSFMIIFTAIAYYQPLRVKPSFPVEFTAGGFLWVSGLIIILLGGIYLIFAQSLYLRRRRQSLKTMCSDSCIEILIFIQAFSLLLSAVLYGASSENYVAVMVFSLLLGWVNTLYYTRGFQRTGIYSVMIQKTIMRDLLRFLLVYMIFLFGFAAALVTLMGDAPSASQNKSLAQLESTGSHAMYGGLLSVSLELFKITIGMGDLDFQEHARFRYFVMLLLLLFVILTYILLLNMLIALMSETVTDISGYSKSVWKLQRAIAILEIEKAWLWRQGGKRRSGCFMSVGLNKKDERWCFRVEEIKWADWAKDVGVLKEEPGNTSDSEINPEASC; encoded by the exons ATGGATAAGTTCACAAATGGGCAGCCAGGCCCAGCTCAGAGGAACAGGCTCATAGGATTGCTGGAAACAGATGACAGCATCCAGGAAGATAAACCTGCCTCgagtaaaaaggaagaaaggtcAGGACATGGAAGGAAAGGAGAGCCACAGCCCTTGGAGACACCTTATCAGAAGGAGAGCAGTGACTTTGCCCCTAAAATCAAGATTAATCTGAATTATCGGCCAGGACTCGTCAGCAA CCAGAAGGACCCGAATCGCTTTGACAGAGACCGGCTGTTCAGTGCCGTGGTCAGGGGCAGCCCCGAGGCACTGGATGGTTTGCTGGAGTACTTAAGGAGGAACTCCAAATTCCTCACCAATTCCGAGTACACAG ATGCAAAGACTGGGAAGACCTGCTTAATGAAAGCCCTGCTGAACTTAAAAAACGGGAAGAATGACACAATCCCAGTCTTGCTGGAAATAGACCAAAAGACACAGAACCCCAGGCCACTTGTCAACGTGTCGTGCTCTGACTGTTTCTACAGAG GCCAGACCGCCCTGCACATTGCCATCGAGAAAAGGAGCCTTGAGATGGTGAAACTGCTGGTGGAGAATGGAGCTGATGTCCATGCCAGAGCCCACGGGGAattcttcaggaagaagaaagaaggagtTTACTTTTATTTTG GTGAACTTCCCCTCTCCTTGGCTGCCTGCACCAACCAGCTGGATGTGGTGGATTATCTTTTAAACAACCCCCACCAGaaagccaggctgcaggagcaggacacCCAGGGCAACACCATCCTCCACGCCCTGGTGATGATTGCAGATGACACCGAGGAGAACACCAAGTTTGTGAGCACCACCTACGTGGAGATCCTGAAGGCGGGCGTGAAGCTCGACCCCACGTGCAAGCTGGAGGAGATTGTCAATTATGACGGGCTAAATCCCCTGCAGCTTGCTGCCAAGACAGGCAAAGTGGAG ATCTTCAGGCACATCATCCAGAGGGAGATCAAGGACCCCGTGTACCGGCACCTGTCCCGCAAGTTCACCGAGTGGACCTACGGCCCCATCCACGTGTCCCTCTACGACCTGTCCTCCCTGGACAGCTTCGAGGAGAACTCTGTGCTGGAGATCCTGGCCTACAGCAGTGACACCCCG AACCGGTACAAGATGGTGGTTTTGGAGCCGCTGAACAAACTGCTTCAGCAAAAATGGGAAACGTTTGCTTCCAAGAGATTCTACTTCAGCTTTGTCTCCTACCTGTCCTTCATGATCATCTTCACAGCCATTGCATACTATCAGCCCTTAAGGGTAAAG CCTTCCTTCCCAGTGGAGTTCACAGCTGGAGGCTTCCTGTGGGTCTCTGGACTGATCATTATCTTGCTAGGAGGCATTTATCTGATCTTTGCTCAG AGCCTGTACCTGCGGAGGAGACGCCAGTCCCTGAAGACCATGTGCTCTGACAGCTGCATCGAGATCCTGAT CTTCATCCAGGCgttctccctgctgctctcagcagtCCTGTACGGAGCCAGCTCGGAGAACTACGTGGCAGTGATGGtgttctccctgctcctgggctgggTGAACACCCTCTACTACACCCGCGGCTTCCAGCGCACCGGCATCTACAGCGTCATGATCCAGAAG ACCATCATGAGGGACCTGCTGCGTTTCCTCCTGGTTTACATGATCTTCCTCTTCGGCTTTGCTGCAG CTCTGGTGACGCTGATGGGCGATGCCCCCTCAGCGTCTCAGAACAAGTCCCTGGCTCAGCTGGAGAGCACGGGCAGCCACGCCATGTACGGGGGGCTGCTCAGCGTCTCCCTGGAGCTCTTCAAGATCACCATCGGCATGGGGGACCTGGATTTCCAGGAGCACGCCAGGTTCAGGTACTTTgtcatgctgctgctgctgctgtttgtgatCCTCACCTACATCCTGCTGCTGAACATGCTGATTGCCCTCATGAGCGAGACTGTCACCGATATTTCTGGCTACAGCAAGAGCGTCTGGAAGCTGCAG AGGGCAATTGCTATTCTAGAAATAGAGAAGGCCTGGCTGTGGCGCCAGGGTGGGAAGAGGAGATCTGGCTGCTTCATGTCAGTGGGGCTCAACAAGAAGGATGAGAGGTGGTGTTTCAG AGTAGAGGAAATTAAATGGGCAGATTGGGCAAAGGATGTGGGAGTTCTGAAGGAAGAACCTGGAAACACCAGTGACTCAGAAATAAATCCAGAAG CTTCCTGCTGA
- the HASPIN gene encoding serine/threonine-protein kinase haspin, with translation MPLQPRLLRTYSRRAGYLRPLPPPERWISPPQDRKRLFSSTSAASSALSASSALSASSAGSAHSDDPDFSPPGKRPPQAPGKRPAWARRLRTRRKENREPAEKENREPAGKENREPAEKENREPAGKENREPAEKENREPAGKENREPAEKENREPAGKENREPAEKENRKPENRRRRQETRGRGKENREPAGKKKWSQGKEPRGRREEPRGSPPSLSSPSPCPSPPRGSRRRRQGPLCAARPPLLCSTPQWAPPPRRAPLLLSSTADSGSAPGDSPLQRRRRRRRRGPPVRLSSLLLSTTIEGGSGLGDSCLPRPSLLGAGEEVPEWFGPQGLARSCEPGLRESCRVLRSAVRGPCRAQAAPSPLEAPSAAQEALPPVEGEPQPPVPSDGGTREEPCEVPSHLTRDSAKRGLSCQRDLAEEYRLVPVVVLDPLEVPRRLKSMKLNNQADVQPACLQLGSPVGRQGILEDKHKRTKGVAGEGSTCRKACISGFSASRWGRHSRLRPRRPKNKRQQQPGNSLFRLQTRQKRTRKGALEVSVGVRDNDSSLLNNSYSWARVRASLGFHKKKKVTTDESFSSSILCTPSGKSQLSGYQASLSAGKAQSCSSFASSMVLLAPRDSSSVLELLLTDADKVFGECNQEGPIAFEECIPLNKMKDCKKIGEGVFGEVFQIDSERGPVALKIIPIEGTEKINGEAQKSFGEILPEVIISKELSLLSEGSVNKTVGFISLYSVHCVQGAYPRYLLEAWDKFHKETGSENDRPDFFGAQQLFMVLEFEFGGRDLECMRHSFSSVASARSILHQVTASLAVAEQELHFEHRDLHWGNVLVKSTDVRELQYVLGGETHSIPTAGIHVSIIDYTLSRLEKDGLTVFCDLSTDLELFQGTGDYQFDIYKQMKEENSNSWTDYHPHSNVLWLHYLADKLLKAMSYKTKASTAALKKIKMQLSKFHKEVLTFGSAHDVLHHSSLFH, from the coding sequence atGCCGCTGCAGCCGCGGCTGCTCCGCACCTACTCGCGGCGCGCCGGCTACCTGcgcccgctgccgccgcccgaGCGATGGATCTCGCCGCCGCAGGACCGCAAGCGCCTCTTCAGCTCGACCTCCGCCGCCTCCAGCGCCCTCTCCGCCTCCAGCGCCCTCTCCGCTTCCAGCGCCGGCTCCGCCCACTCGGACGACCCCGACTTCTCGCCGCCCGGCAAGCGCCCCCCGCAGGCCCCGGGTAAGCGCCCCGCCTGGGCCCGGCGGCTGCGGACTCGCAGGAAGGAGAACCGGGAACCGGCCGAGAAGGAGAACCGGGAACCGGCCGGGAAGGAGAACCGGGAACCGGCCGAGAAGGAGAACCGGGAACCGGCCGGGAAGGAGAACCGGGAACCGGCCGAGAAGGAGAACCGGGAACCGGCCGGGAAGGAGAACCGGGAACCGGCCGAGAAGGAGAACCGGGAACCGGCCGGGAAGGAGAACCGGGAACCGGCCGAGAAGGAGAACCGGAAGCCGGAGAACCGGAGGCGGCGGCAGGAGACTCGGGGCCGGGGAAAGGAGAACCGGGAACCGGCGGGGAAGAAGAAGTGGAGCCAGGGCAAAGAGCCCCGCGGGCGCAGAGAGGAGCCCCGGGGGTCGCCGCCGTCGCTGTCCTCGCCCTCGCCGTGCCCGTCCCCGCCGCGCGGTTCGCGGCGCCGCCGGCAGGGCCCGCTGTgcgcggcgcggccgccgctgcTGTGCAGCACCCCGCAAtgggccccgccgccccgccgggccccgctgctgctcaGCTCCACCGCCGACAGCGGCTCGGCGCCCGGGGACAGCCCCCTGCaacgccgccgccgccgccgccgccgcggcccgCCCGTGCGCCTCAGCTCGCTCCTGCTCAGCACCACCATCGAGGGCGGCTCGGGGCTGGGCGACTCCTGCCTGCCGCGGCCGTCGCTGCTGGGCGCTGGCGAGGAGGTGCCTGAGTGGTTCGGACCACAAGGCTTGGCTCGGAGCTGTGAGCCCGGGCTGCGCGAGTCCTGCCGTGTTCTGAGGTCGGCGGTGCGGGGACCCTGCCGGGCACAAGCTGCCCCGTCCCCGCTGGAAGCCCCAAGCGCTGCCCAGGAAGCGCTGCCACCCGTGGAGGGcgagccacagccccctgtgcccTCTGACGGTGGCACTCGTGAGGAGCCCTGTGAGGTTCCATCTCATCTCACGAGAGATTCAGCCAAAAGAGGCTTGAGCTGTCAGAGAGACCTGGCCGAGGAGTACCGGCTTGTCCCAGTGGTGGTCCTGGACCCTCTGGAAGTGCCAAGGAGATTGAAAAGCATGAAACTCAACAATCAGGCCGATGTTCAACCTGCCTGCCTGCAGCTAGGATCTCCCGTGGGCCGCCAAGGAATCTTGGAGGACAAACACAAAAGGACCAAGGGTGTCGCTGGGGAGGGCAGCACCTGCAGGAAAGCTTGTATCAGTGGCTTCAGTGCCAGCCgctggggcaggcacagcaggCTCCGCCCAAGAAGGCCCAAGaacaagaggcagcagcagcccggTAACTCCCTTTTCAGACTCCAGACGAGGCAAAAACGAACTCGGAAGGGAGCCCTGGAGGTGTCTGTAGGTGTCAGAGACAATGACTCTTCACTCCTCAATAACTCTTATTCCTGGGCTAGAGTTCGAGCATCTCTGGGCTTccataaaaagaagaaagtgaCCACAGATGAAAGTTTCTCCAGCAGCATCCTCTGCACCCCTTCAGGGAAATCCCAGCTTTCGGGGTACCAAGCCAGCCTGTCTGCTGGTAAagctcagagctgctcctcGTTTGCTTCCTCCATGGTCCTGCTGGCTCCCAGGGATTCCTCCtctgtcctggagctgctccttaCAGATGCTGACAAAGTGTTTGGAGAATGCAACCAGGAGGGGCCTATTGCTTTTGAGGAATGCATTCCTTTAAATAAGATGAAAGATTGCAAGAAAATTGGAGAAGGGGTGTTTGGAGAGGTGTTCCAGATTGACAGCGAGAGAGGACCTGTGGCCTTAAAGATAATTCCCATTGAAgggacagaaaaaataaatggtgAAGCTCAgaagagctttggggagattcTGCCTGAGgtaataatttcaaaagaaCTCAGTCTTCTGTCTGAGGGCTCTGTGAACAAAACTGTGGGGTTCATCAGCCTGTACTCTGTGCACTGTGTCCAAGGGGCCTATCCCAGGTATCTCCTGGAAGCCTGGGACAAATTCCACAAAGAAACAGGCTCAGAAAACGACCGGCCAGACTTTTTTGGGGCCCAGCAGCTGTTCATGGTGCTGGAGTTTGAGTTTGGAGGCAGGGACCTGGAGTGCATGAGGCACAGCTTCTCCTCGGTGGCATCAGCCAGGAGCATTTTGCACCAGGTCACCGCGTCCCTGGCggtggcagagcaggagctgcacttCGAGCACAGGGACCTGCACTGGGGGAACGTGCTGGTCAAAAGCACGGACGTGAGAGAGCTTCAGTACGTGCTGGGTGGAGAAACACACTCCATCCCCACAGCTGGCATCCACGTCAGCATCATCGACTACACCCTGTCCCGCCTGGAGAAGGACGGCCTCACCGTCTTCTGTGACCTCTCCACGGACCTGGAGCTCTTCCAAGGCACTGGGGACTACCAGTTTGACATCTACAAGCAAATGAAAGAGGAGAACTCCAACAGCTGGACTGACTATCACCCACACAGCAACGTCCTCTGGCTGCACTACCTGGCTGATAAACTTTTGAAAGCCATGAGCTACAAGACGAAGGCATCAACTGCTGCCCTGAAGAAAATCAAGATGCAGCTCAGCAAGTTCCACAAGGAAGTGCTGACCTTTGGGTCTGCCCATGATGTTCTgcaccacagcagcctcttCCACTGA
- the LOC137485820 gene encoding transient receptor potential cation channel subfamily V member 2-like isoform X1, with the protein MDKFTNGQPGPAQRNRLIGLLETDDSIQEDKPASSKKEERSGHGRKGEPQPLETPYQKESSDFAPKIKINLNYRPGLVSNQKDPNRFDRDRLFSAVVRGSPEALDGLLEYLRRNSKFLTNSEYTDAKTGKTCLMKALLNLKNGKNDTIPVLLEIDQKTQNPRPLVNVSCSDCFYRGQTALHIAIEKRSLEMVKLLVENGADVHARAHGEFFRKKKEGVYFYFGELPLSLAACTNQLDVVDYLLNNPHQKARLQEQDTQGNTILHALVMIADDTEENTKFVSTTYVEILKAGVKLDPTCKLEEIVNYDGLNPLQLAAKTGKVEIFRHIIQREIKDPVYRHLSRKFTEWTYGPIHVSLYDLSSLDSFEENSVLEILAYSSDTPNRYKMVVLEPLNKLLQQKWETFASKRFYFSFVSYLSFMIIFTAIAYYQPLRVKPSFPVEFTAGGFLWVSGLIIILLGGIYLIFAQSLYLRRRRQSLKTMCSDSCIEILIFIQAFSLLLSAVLYGASSENYVAVMVFSLLLGWVNTLYYTRGFQRTGIYSVMIQKTIMRDLLRFLLVYMIFLFGFAAALVTLMGDAPSASQNKSLAQLESTGSHAMYGGLLSVSLELFKITIGMGDLDFQEHARFRYFVMLLLLLFVILTYILLLNMLIALMSETVTDISGYSKSVWKLQRAIAILEIEKAWLWRQGGKRRSGCFMSVGLNKKDERWCFRVEEIKWADWAKDVGVLKEEPGNTSDSEINPEETSSWRRPAQKPPRAAAPEELALLQPQPPGTEMVPLQGQPREL; encoded by the exons ATGGATAAGTTCACAAATGGGCAGCCAGGCCCAGCTCAGAGGAACAGGCTCATAGGATTGCTGGAAACAGATGACAGCATCCAGGAAGATAAACCTGCCTCgagtaaaaaggaagaaaggtcAGGACATGGAAGGAAAGGAGAGCCACAGCCCTTGGAGACACCTTATCAGAAGGAGAGCAGTGACTTTGCCCCTAAAATCAAGATTAATCTGAATTATCGGCCAGGACTCGTCAGCAA CCAGAAGGACCCGAATCGCTTTGACAGAGACCGGCTGTTCAGTGCCGTGGTCAGGGGCAGCCCCGAGGCACTGGATGGTTTGCTGGAGTACTTAAGGAGGAACTCCAAATTCCTCACCAATTCCGAGTACACAG ATGCAAAGACTGGGAAGACCTGCTTAATGAAAGCCCTGCTGAACTTAAAAAACGGGAAGAATGACACAATCCCAGTCTTGCTGGAAATAGACCAAAAGACACAGAACCCCAGGCCACTTGTCAACGTGTCGTGCTCTGACTGTTTCTACAGAG GCCAGACCGCCCTGCACATTGCCATCGAGAAAAGGAGCCTTGAGATGGTGAAACTGCTGGTGGAGAATGGAGCTGATGTCCATGCCAGAGCCCACGGGGAattcttcaggaagaagaaagaaggagtTTACTTTTATTTTG GTGAACTTCCCCTCTCCTTGGCTGCCTGCACCAACCAGCTGGATGTGGTGGATTATCTTTTAAACAACCCCCACCAGaaagccaggctgcaggagcaggacacCCAGGGCAACACCATCCTCCACGCCCTGGTGATGATTGCAGATGACACCGAGGAGAACACCAAGTTTGTGAGCACCACCTACGTGGAGATCCTGAAGGCGGGCGTGAAGCTCGACCCCACGTGCAAGCTGGAGGAGATTGTCAATTATGACGGGCTAAATCCCCTGCAGCTTGCTGCCAAGACAGGCAAAGTGGAG ATCTTCAGGCACATCATCCAGAGGGAGATCAAGGACCCCGTGTACCGGCACCTGTCCCGCAAGTTCACCGAGTGGACCTACGGCCCCATCCACGTGTCCCTCTACGACCTGTCCTCCCTGGACAGCTTCGAGGAGAACTCTGTGCTGGAGATCCTGGCCTACAGCAGTGACACCCCG AACCGGTACAAGATGGTGGTTTTGGAGCCGCTGAACAAACTGCTTCAGCAAAAATGGGAAACGTTTGCTTCCAAGAGATTCTACTTCAGCTTTGTCTCCTACCTGTCCTTCATGATCATCTTCACAGCCATTGCATACTATCAGCCCTTAAGGGTAAAG CCTTCCTTCCCAGTGGAGTTCACAGCTGGAGGCTTCCTGTGGGTCTCTGGACTGATCATTATCTTGCTAGGAGGCATTTATCTGATCTTTGCTCAG AGCCTGTACCTGCGGAGGAGACGCCAGTCCCTGAAGACCATGTGCTCTGACAGCTGCATCGAGATCCTGAT CTTCATCCAGGCgttctccctgctgctctcagcagtCCTGTACGGAGCCAGCTCGGAGAACTACGTGGCAGTGATGGtgttctccctgctcctgggctgggTGAACACCCTCTACTACACCCGCGGCTTCCAGCGCACCGGCATCTACAGCGTCATGATCCAGAAG ACCATCATGAGGGACCTGCTGCGTTTCCTCCTGGTTTACATGATCTTCCTCTTCGGCTTTGCTGCAG CTCTGGTGACGCTGATGGGCGATGCCCCCTCAGCGTCTCAGAACAAGTCCCTGGCTCAGCTGGAGAGCACGGGCAGCCACGCCATGTACGGGGGGCTGCTCAGCGTCTCCCTGGAGCTCTTCAAGATCACCATCGGCATGGGGGACCTGGATTTCCAGGAGCACGCCAGGTTCAGGTACTTTgtcatgctgctgctgctgctgtttgtgatCCTCACCTACATCCTGCTGCTGAACATGCTGATTGCCCTCATGAGCGAGACTGTCACCGATATTTCTGGCTACAGCAAGAGCGTCTGGAAGCTGCAG AGGGCAATTGCTATTCTAGAAATAGAGAAGGCCTGGCTGTGGCGCCAGGGTGGGAAGAGGAGATCTGGCTGCTTCATGTCAGTGGGGCTCAACAAGAAGGATGAGAGGTGGTGTTTCAG AGTAGAGGAAATTAAATGGGCAGATTGGGCAAAGGATGTGGGAGTTCTGAAGGAAGAACCTGGAAACACCAGTGACTCAGAAATAAATCCAGAAG agACCAGCTCCTGGAGACGGCCAGCACAGAAACCACCCCGAGCAGCTGCCCCAGaggagctggccctgctgcagccccagccaccGGGCACAGAGATGGtgcctctgcagggacagcccagagAGCTTTGA